The following are from one region of the Methanobacterium veterum genome:
- a CDS encoding thioredoxin domain-containing protein, with translation MNPENELKKSNHLINEKSPYLIQHADNPVDWYPWGEEAFEKAKNENKPVFLSIGYSTCHWCHVMAHESFEDPEIGNLMNEVFVSIKIDREERPDLDNIYMTVCQLMTGTGGWPLTIIMTPDKKPFFAGTYFPKISMYGRVGLKDLILNIRDIWNERPEEVFDSADQIIKALKKVSETSSGNELNENILDNAYEILSNNFDEINGGFGGAPKFPTAHTLLFLLRYWKRNQNERALNMVKETLDFIRNGGIYDHIGFGFHRYSVDQEWLVPHFEKMLYDQAILAMAYTETFQVTGEEKYRDTAQEIFEYVLRDMQSPEGGFYSAEDADSEGVEGKFYIWRKDEIYKVLGEEDAKFASKIFSVTPEGNFSEEASQRKTGSNILHLENSLDEISETLRIKKEDLKRKIEKIREKLFNAREKRVHPHKDDKILTDWNGLMISALSKGAQAFNDEKYLKAAVKSADFIIDNLYKNGRLLHRFRDGEAAITANLDDYSFFISGLLELYEASFNLKYLKLAIDLNNTLLDHFWDDENGGFYFTPDDGEEILVRKKEIYDGAVPSGNSVQMLNMLKLSKITENEELKDKAVQIEKAFSQDVVRTPSAHTQLMIAIDFKLGPSYEIVIAGTFHNNDTDMMLNSIRSIYIPNKTITLRPPNEDASEIIKIINSLKFKNQENEKATAYICSENTCKTPTTDLNTMLKFLN, from the coding sequence ATGAACCCTGAAAATGAGCTTAAAAAATCGAATCACTTGATAAATGAAAAAAGCCCTTATTTAATTCAACATGCAGATAACCCTGTAGATTGGTATCCGTGGGGTGAAGAAGCTTTTGAAAAAGCAAAAAATGAGAATAAACCTGTTTTTTTATCAATTGGGTATTCAACATGCCATTGGTGTCATGTTATGGCCCATGAATCCTTTGAAGACCCCGAAATTGGCAATTTGATGAATGAAGTATTTGTTTCAATCAAAATAGATCGTGAAGAGCGGCCTGATCTGGACAATATCTATATGACAGTTTGCCAGTTAATGACCGGAACTGGAGGATGGCCGCTGACTATCATAATGACCCCTGATAAAAAGCCCTTTTTTGCAGGGACATATTTTCCAAAAATAAGTATGTATGGAAGAGTTGGCCTTAAAGACTTAATTTTAAATATTAGAGATATCTGGAATGAAAGGCCAGAGGAAGTCTTCGACTCTGCAGATCAGATAATTAAAGCGCTCAAAAAAGTGTCAGAAACCTCATCAGGAAATGAACTTAATGAGAACATACTCGACAATGCATATGAAATCCTTTCTAATAATTTTGATGAAATCAATGGTGGTTTTGGAGGTGCTCCCAAATTTCCTACAGCACATACCCTACTATTCTTGCTTAGATACTGGAAAAGGAATCAAAATGAAAGAGCACTTAATATGGTAAAAGAAACCCTTGATTTCATAAGAAACGGCGGAATTTACGACCACATAGGATTTGGTTTTCACCGCTATTCTGTAGATCAGGAGTGGCTGGTGCCTCATTTTGAAAAAATGCTCTACGATCAGGCCATACTTGCAATGGCATATACAGAAACTTTTCAGGTTACAGGGGAGGAAAAATACAGAGATACTGCACAAGAAATTTTTGAATATGTTTTAAGGGACATGCAGTCTCCAGAAGGAGGCTTTTATTCTGCTGAAGATGCAGATAGTGAAGGTGTTGAAGGTAAATTTTATATCTGGAGGAAAGATGAAATTTATAAAGTTTTAGGAGAAGAAGATGCCAAATTCGCATCCAAAATATTTAGCGTGACACCTGAAGGTAACTTCAGCGAGGAAGCATCTCAAAGAAAAACTGGTTCCAATATACTTCACCTTGAAAATTCACTTGATGAAATATCAGAGACTTTAAGAATTAAAAAGGAAGATTTAAAAAGAAAAATTGAAAAAATTAGAGAAAAGCTATTTAATGCCCGTGAAAAACGAGTACATCCACATAAAGATGATAAAATACTCACTGATTGGAATGGTTTAATGATATCTGCCCTATCAAAAGGGGCACAGGCATTTAATGATGAAAAATATCTTAAAGCTGCTGTAAAATCTGCAGATTTTATAATTGATAATCTGTATAAAAACGGTCGTCTTTTGCACCGCTTTCGAGATGGTGAAGCTGCAATAACTGCAAATTTAGATGATTACTCATTTTTTATATCTGGGCTTTTAGAACTCTATGAGGCATCTTTTAATTTAAAATACCTTAAATTAGCAATAGATTTGAACAACACATTGTTAGATCATTTCTGGGACGATGAAAATGGGGGATTTTATTTCACGCCTGATGATGGAGAAGAGATACTTGTTAGGAAAAAAGAAATTTACGATGGTGCTGTTCCATCTGGAAACTCAGTACAAATGCTTAACATGCTGAAACTTTCAAAAATCACAGAAAATGAAGAACTTAAAGATAAAGCAGTACAAATAGAAAAGGCATTTTCCCAGGATGTTGTAAGAACTCCATCTGCACATACACAGCTTATGATTGCTATCGATTTTAAGTTAGGTCCCTCTTACGAAATAGTAATTGCAGGAACCTTTCATAACAACGATACTGATATGATGTTGAACTCCATCCGAAGCATCTACATACCTAATAAGACCATCACATTAAGGCCGCCCAATGAAGATGCTTCCGAAATAATAAAGATTATTAATTCTTTAAAATTTAAAAATCAGGAAAATGAGAAGGCAACTGCATACATATGTTCAGAAAACACATGTAAAACTCCAACAACCGATTTAAACACCATGTTAAAATTTTTAAATTAG
- a CDS encoding DUF2121 family protein, with protein MSLIMSYIGSNGCVMAGDKRRIGFFGDKEKREKLEEYLYSGAIQTDEELVKVAKEQEVTLKISDDARKIRSIDDVVVGEVRFKTPFETKRKRIYGTTNGYIITELSGSDIKKIENGASSIVVFGNKVTKQMANEIIKKHWKSKASLENVESVFKRVMDEISTKTPSVSKEYDIITKHSGLDKKEAQKHLREILIKDVKELQKWREGLRQQLDTNAKSIQMASKIINEGEIGKVQSINGDKIGILLDKSVQALDMEWNVIAGPGGLIEMNTDDPSSVKIGDVAVIENENLCIRRTKCSLTCNVILCRS; from the coding sequence ATGAGCCTTATAATGTCATATATTGGAAGTAATGGTTGTGTAATGGCTGGAGACAAAAGAAGAATCGGTTTTTTTGGAGATAAAGAAAAACGAGAAAAACTTGAGGAATATCTTTATTCTGGAGCTATTCAAACTGATGAAGAACTGGTTAAAGTTGCGAAAGAACAGGAAGTAACCCTTAAAATATCAGACGACGCTCGAAAAATTAGAAGTATTGATGATGTTGTGGTTGGTGAGGTCAGGTTTAAAACACCATTTGAGACCAAGAGGAAACGAATTTATGGAACTACAAATGGTTACATCATTACAGAGCTCTCAGGGTCAGATATTAAAAAGATTGAAAACGGCGCCAGCTCGATAGTGGTATTTGGAAATAAAGTTACAAAACAGATGGCAAATGAAATCATTAAAAAGCACTGGAAATCTAAAGCAAGTTTAGAAAATGTGGAATCCGTTTTTAAGAGAGTAATGGATGAAATATCAACTAAAACACCATCTGTAAGCAAAGAATATGATATAATTACCAAACACAGCGGCCTTGATAAAAAAGAAGCTCAAAAACATTTAAGGGAAATCTTGATTAAAGATGTTAAAGAACTTCAAAAATGGAGAGAAGGCTTGAGACAGCAGCTGGATACCAATGCTAAATCCATTCAAATGGCATCAAAGATAATCAATGAAGGTGAAATAGGTAAAGTTCAAAGTATAAATGGGGATAAAATAGGGATACTTTTGGATAAAAGTGTCCAGGCTTTGGATATGGAATGGAATGTAATAGCAGGACCTGGCGGTCTGATTGAAATGAACACAGATGATCCTTCAAGTGTCAAAATAGGCGACGTTGCTGTAATTGAAAATGAAAATCTCTGCATCAGGCGGACAAAGTGCTCTCTTACATGTAATGTTATTCTGTGTAGAAGCTAA
- a CDS encoding ATP-binding cassette domain-containing protein, with translation MNNDILKFQEVWKTYGADKTKITALKGINLELKKNSLNLILGPSGSGKTTLLNLSSLLDTPTSGKIILNGQDTSQLSKSERSKIRRNKIGTVYQRANLFPYLNLLENTMLPMISKDMTNASKVLNNVGIVEISKFPDEISIEKQQRVALARSMINDPNLIIADEPTGELDKESTEAVMDLIMQIKSKHTILMLSNNLNLTEYCDELFLIKDGHLQKSKN, from the coding sequence ATGAATAATGATATTTTAAAGTTTCAAGAAGTTTGGAAGACTTATGGTGCAGATAAAACTAAAATAACCGCTTTAAAAGGAATAAATTTAGAACTCAAGAAAAATTCACTAAACCTCATCTTAGGTCCATCTGGATCTGGAAAAACAACTCTATTAAATCTTTCAAGCCTGTTAGATACCCCAACAAGTGGTAAAATAATACTAAATGGCCAGGATACATCCCAATTATCCAAATCAGAGAGAAGCAAAATTCGGCGAAATAAAATTGGAACCGTCTACCAGCGGGCTAATCTGTTTCCATATCTAAACCTTTTAGAAAATACGATGCTTCCCATGATTTCAAAAGATATGACTAATGCATCTAAAGTCCTCAATAATGTGGGTATTGTTGAAATCAGCAAATTTCCAGATGAAATTTCAATTGAAAAACAGCAGAGAGTAGCACTTGCAAGATCTATGATTAACGATCCTAATTTAATAATAGCTGATGAACCAACTGGAGAACTTGATAAAGAAAGTACAGAAGCAGTAATGGATTTAATTATGCAGATAAAGAGCAAACACACTATTTTAATGCTATCAAACAATCTTAATTTAACCGAATACTGCGATGAATTATTTTTAATCAAAGACGGCCATTTACAAAAAAGCAAGAACTAG
- a CDS encoding sulfite oxidase-like oxidoreductase — translation MRGLFNAAKKKIKGQKPLTEEKINDILADKNIIISEDTRRENRIPPGQHEIKSWPVLHAGSVQNIDTSKWKFKIFGLVEEEKELNYDEFMSLPQTKVFSDIHCVTTWSKLNNLWEGVSSNTIKELVDVQKEAKYVMVHASGNFTTNLSIKDFLEPDVLFATRHNENPITSKHGAPVRLVVPKLYFWKGAKWVTGIEFMAEDKPGFWESNGYHMHGDPWKEERYSWKSDYI, via the coding sequence TTGAGAGGATTATTTAATGCTGCTAAAAAGAAAATAAAAGGCCAAAAACCATTAACTGAAGAAAAAATTAATGATATACTCGCAGATAAAAATATAATTATAAGTGAAGATACAAGAAGAGAAAATCGAATCCCTCCAGGACAGCATGAAATAAAATCATGGCCAGTGCTGCATGCAGGCTCAGTTCAAAATATAGATACTTCAAAATGGAAATTCAAAATATTTGGACTAGTTGAAGAAGAAAAAGAATTAAATTATGATGAATTTATGTCTCTTCCCCAAACTAAGGTATTTTCAGATATACACTGTGTTACCACCTGGTCAAAGCTCAATAACCTGTGGGAAGGCGTAAGTTCAAATACGATTAAAGAACTCGTAGACGTCCAGAAAGAAGCCAAATATGTTATGGTTCACGCATCTGGCAATTTTACAACTAATTTATCTATTAAAGACTTTTTAGAGCCGGATGTCCTGTTTGCAACCAGACACAACGAAAATCCTATAACTTCTAAACATGGAGCGCCTGTAAGACTTGTAGTCCCAAAATTATATTTTTGGAAAGGTGCTAAGTGGGTTACTGGTATAGAATTCATGGCTGAAGACAAACCCGGATTTTGGGAGTCCAATGGATATCATATGCACGGCGATCCATGGAAAGAAGAGCGTTACAGCTGGAAAAGCGACTATATCTAA
- a CDS encoding DUF308 domain-containing protein gives MAEGNNILLGILAVILGILVIAFPLFSVFTVSALAGFAIMLLGIWLLVQSFGTWGASKAASIAYLILGIIAIICGIGLFGHILLFSFLASIWLYFVGFFLIISGIMSLFAKEGTAGKGSGGMGIILGILYIILGTYAWDPYYLALLIGIWLIIDGIALFFVSPSDLVGMEKSEMPK, from the coding sequence ATGGCTGAAGGAAATAATATATTATTAGGTATTTTAGCTGTAATTTTAGGTATTTTAGTTATCGCTTTCCCATTGTTCAGTGTATTTACAGTAAGTGCTCTAGCCGGATTCGCTATTATGTTGCTTGGAATTTGGCTATTGGTACAGAGTTTTGGAACATGGGGTGCAAGCAAAGCAGCAAGCATAGCTTACTTAATACTGGGAATTATAGCAATAATATGTGGAATAGGATTGTTCGGACACATACTTTTATTTAGCTTCTTAGCAAGCATCTGGCTCTACTTCGTAGGTTTCTTCCTGATAATCTCAGGTATAATGTCACTCTTTGCTAAAGAAGGAACTGCAGGTAAAGGATCTGGAGGTATGGGAATTATACTTGGTATATTATATATTATACTGGGTACATATGCATGGGATCCTTATTATTTAGCATTGTTAATTGGAATTTGGTTAATAATTGATGGAATAGCTTTATTTTTTGTCAGTCCATCAGATTTAGTGGGTATGGAAAAATCAGAAATGCCTAAGTAA
- a CDS encoding YrhK family protein: MKTDKTINKNKCDVLPVNLPEDWSCLNAKGPGPFATKATLKTPEGKTVPWASRHRRKHHFQLDKSIGSTWWAPGAIGWWIGVLFSIGAICFAIGAIPFYLTVVGDTYDSLTFFIGSIFFTSAAFLQYLETINTPHNPLNKKEKFRILAWAPKHIGWWAVMVQFIGTVSFNFNTFNAMHSNLSINQLNNLVWIPDAYGSICFLVASLLAWMEVSHALFSWHPLSFSWNIAGLNMLGSIFFGISAVGAFVLPETGLPLNVFLVDMGTFAGAVCFLVAAILLLPERVHETIKDPQVSSQSQNKNIN; the protein is encoded by the coding sequence ATGAAAACAGATAAAACCATTAACAAGAACAAATGTGATGTGCTTCCTGTTAACCTGCCAGAAGACTGGTCATGCCTAAATGCTAAAGGACCGGGCCCCTTCGCAACAAAGGCTACATTAAAAACCCCTGAAGGTAAAACAGTTCCCTGGGCTTCTCGCCACCGCCGCAAACACCACTTCCAACTTGATAAAAGCATAGGATCAACATGGTGGGCACCTGGTGCTATTGGATGGTGGATCGGAGTTCTTTTTTCTATTGGAGCCATTTGTTTTGCAATTGGTGCTATCCCCTTTTATTTAACAGTCGTCGGCGATACCTACGACAGTCTGACCTTTTTTATTGGTTCCATATTTTTTACATCAGCAGCTTTTTTACAGTATCTGGAGACAATAAACACACCACATAATCCTTTAAACAAAAAAGAAAAATTTCGCATTCTTGCATGGGCACCAAAACACATTGGATGGTGGGCGGTAATGGTGCAGTTTATTGGAACGGTATCATTTAATTTCAACACATTCAACGCCATGCACAGTAACCTGTCCATTAACCAGCTGAATAATCTGGTATGGATCCCAGATGCCTATGGATCAATCTGTTTCCTTGTTGCTAGTTTGCTGGCATGGATGGAAGTCAGCCACGCCCTTTTTTCATGGCACCCCCTCAGTTTTTCCTGGAATATAGCTGGACTGAACATGTTAGGTTCCATCTTCTTTGGAATTTCAGCTGTAGGCGCATTTGTTTTACCAGAAACAGGTTTGCCATTAAATGTGTTTCTGGTTGATATGGGCACATTTGCAGGAGCTGTTTGTTTCCTGGTTGCTGCCATATTATTGTTACCTGAACGTGTCCATGAAACGATTAAAGATCCACAGGTATCCTCTCAAAGTCAAAATAAAAATATTAATTAA
- a CDS encoding ABC transporter permease, with translation MLIFVILVSSGLGISTFLGQNQAAAGSSILNQSGSNGNTTNLLNTVNDFINSRLGIDISKSQFLGLVETILKNIINFFDLMASIVFLIGIFGITNAMTVNLLERKREIGLLKSLGFTENQIILSHLLEAGLLGFIGALIGIVVGIFGIIILSSVIKVIHISILIPWWLPVTALLLTTCLSMLLAAYTVFYYTRQNAVEALRYE, from the coding sequence GTGCTCATCTTCGTGATTCTGGTTAGCTCCGGACTGGGAATTAGTACATTCCTTGGCCAAAATCAGGCAGCTGCTGGAAGTTCAATTTTAAATCAATCAGGCAGTAACGGCAACACCACTAACCTTTTAAACACAGTAAATGATTTTATAAACTCAAGATTAGGCATAGATATAAGTAAATCTCAATTTTTAGGCCTTGTCGAAACTATTTTAAAAAATATCATAAATTTTTTTGATTTAATGGCCAGTATAGTGTTTTTAATTGGAATTTTTGGGATCACCAATGCCATGACCGTTAACTTACTCGAAAGAAAAAGAGAAATAGGTTTGCTGAAATCACTGGGTTTTACAGAAAACCAGATCATTTTAAGTCATCTGTTAGAGGCAGGGTTATTGGGATTTATTGGGGCTTTAATAGGTATTGTAGTTGGAATTTTTGGAATAATCATTTTATCAAGTGTTATAAAAGTTATACATATCTCTATTTTAATCCCATGGTGGTTACCTGTCACAGCTTTACTTCTTACAACCTGCCTGAGCATGTTGCTGGCAGCATATACCGTATTTTATTACACTAGACAGAATGCTGTGGAGGCTTTAAGATATGAATAA
- a CDS encoding ion channel, which translates to MQRNFKLVFNALLFVSIFMDILILIFLALDFALSLKPVILSLVNFDIIVSLLIILQSAQWIKKQEHKKRYLAKNWIYIPAMIPFAYLIILLSPHMHYLVVILLLFRIYALFKYAMKIKDIIHITEKTRLDYATFVLVGTFVFGSLLFFWVESPVNPQASTLDDAAYFMIVTMSTVGYGNIVPYTGIGRFISVIAIIVGVGYAGWVTAAIATSLIEQLREERKTESEKEVKSMEIILDKLGKIEKELEELKSQKNK; encoded by the coding sequence ATGCAGCGAAATTTCAAATTAGTCTTCAATGCTTTATTATTCGTTTCCATATTCATGGATATTCTAATCCTAATTTTTCTAGCTTTGGATTTTGCCCTAAGTTTAAAACCAGTTATACTAAGCCTGGTAAACTTTGATATAATCGTTTCTTTACTTATAATTCTCCAATCTGCACAATGGATAAAAAAACAAGAGCATAAAAAGCGATACCTGGCAAAAAATTGGATTTATATCCCTGCTATGATCCCGTTTGCCTATCTTATTATCCTACTTTCCCCACATATGCATTATTTAGTTGTAATACTGCTTTTATTCAGAATTTACGCCCTATTTAAATATGCAATGAAAATTAAAGATATAATTCATATCACAGAAAAAACCAGACTGGATTATGCTACATTTGTTCTTGTAGGTACTTTTGTATTTGGTTCACTGCTTTTCTTCTGGGTTGAGTCTCCAGTAAATCCCCAGGCTTCTACCCTTGACGATGCAGCCTATTTTATGATTGTTACCATGTCCACAGTTGGTTATGGAAATATAGTCCCATATACAGGAATCGGCAGATTCATTTCTGTTATAGCAATAATTGTCGGTGTTGGATATGCTGGGTGGGTCACTGCTGCCATCGCTACGTCCCTTATAGAACAGTTGAGAGAAGAGCGGAAAACAGAGAGTGAAAAAGAAGTTAAATCCATGGAGATTATTTTAGATAAATTAGGTAAAATAGAAAAAGAACTGGAAGAATTGAAATCTCAAAAAAATAAATAA
- a CDS encoding glutamate decarboxylase: MLSKKHDLRKMSESEREHTVNTTTYGSRYFCESVPKFEMPEEGMPARAAYQIIHDELNLDGNPSLNLASFVTTWMEPEADKLIQESIDKNYVDNDEYPQTEKIQDRCVNMLARLFNAPSDCKSIGTSAIGSSEAIMLGLLAHKWTWKKRRQAEGKPFDKPNIVMGADVHTVWEKFARYFDVELRLIPLKRDFYTITAEDVTENVDENTIAVGAVIGTTFTGQMDPIKEINDCLLEIKKTKGWDIPIHVDGASGGFIAPFIYPDLEWDFRLEQVRSINVSGHKYGLVYPGIGWLVFKDKTDLPEELIFNINYLGGSMPNYSLNFSKGSSTIMAQYYNFIRLGKKGYREIIQNMLKNAQYLSKKLEESGRFEVINNDIMFPLVTARLKDVDFDVFQLSEKLREKGWIVPAYTLPKDAEDIAVVRMVIKESFGRDMIDMLINDMVDTCSRLKQLSIKKEEVKERENPSLLY; the protein is encoded by the coding sequence ATGCTATCTAAAAAACATGATTTACGTAAGATGAGTGAAAGTGAGAGGGAGCATACAGTTAACACGACTACTTACGGCAGTCGATATTTCTGTGAAAGTGTGCCTAAATTTGAAATGCCGGAAGAGGGTATGCCTGCAAGGGCTGCTTACCAGATAATCCACGATGAACTGAATCTGGATGGAAATCCTTCTTTAAATCTGGCAAGTTTTGTAACCACATGGATGGAACCTGAGGCAGACAAACTGATACAGGAAAGTATAGATAAAAACTATGTGGACAACGATGAGTATCCCCAGACAGAGAAGATACAGGACAGATGTGTTAATATGTTAGCTCGTCTATTCAACGCTCCTAGTGATTGTAAATCTATAGGTACCAGTGCCATTGGGTCTTCTGAGGCTATTATGCTTGGACTTTTAGCACATAAATGGACGTGGAAGAAGCGAAGGCAGGCTGAAGGTAAACCCTTTGATAAACCGAATATAGTAATGGGAGCAGACGTCCACACTGTATGGGAGAAGTTTGCACGTTACTTCGATGTAGAATTAAGGTTGATACCTTTAAAAAGGGACTTTTACACTATAACTGCAGAAGACGTGACTGAAAACGTTGATGAAAATACCATAGCTGTGGGGGCAGTTATAGGAACTACATTTACTGGGCAGATGGATCCTATAAAGGAAATAAACGATTGTTTGCTAGAAATTAAAAAAACTAAAGGGTGGGATATACCTATACATGTCGATGGTGCCAGCGGTGGATTTATAGCTCCATTTATATATCCTGATCTTGAATGGGATTTCAGGCTGGAACAGGTTAGATCTATCAACGTATCAGGCCATAAATATGGTCTGGTTTATCCAGGTATTGGGTGGCTGGTCTTTAAAGATAAAACAGACTTACCTGAAGAACTGATTTTTAATATAAACTATCTTGGGGGTTCAATGCCTAATTATTCACTTAACTTTTCTAAGGGAAGCAGCACTATAATGGCGCAGTACTACAACTTCATAAGGCTGGGAAAAAAGGGTTATAGAGAAATTATACAGAATATGCTTAAAAATGCACAGTATTTATCGAAAAAACTGGAGGAATCTGGTAGATTTGAGGTTATAAACAATGATATAATGTTTCCTTTAGTTACTGCAAGGTTAAAAGATGTTGATTTTGATGTATTCCAGCTGTCGGAAAAGCTGCGTGAAAAAGGATGGATCGTGCCGGCATATACCCTTCCCAAGGATGCAGAAGATATTGCAGTCGTAAGAATGGTCATTAAAGAGAGTTTTGGTAGAGATATGATAGATATGCTCATTAATGATATGGTAGATACCTGCAGTAGATTAAAACAATTATCCATTAAAAAAGAAGAAGTAAAGGAACGGGAAAATCCGTCTCTGCTGTACTAA
- a CDS encoding DUF308 domain-containing protein — MQTKTSGLILIVLGLIIIAFPLLGILPFSLLLGISVLFLGIGLLIAGVIGIRASTTMGVVELILGIIALILGIGIIINPGFFSFLVALLIYIAGIFLIIIGIMAFFAKIRNKWVSIVPIILGLIYILIGSIVADPFYLGALIGIWLLITGIIMLFQD; from the coding sequence ATGCAGACAAAAACAAGTGGATTGATCTTAATAGTCCTTGGTTTAATTATAATTGCTTTCCCTCTTTTAGGAATACTCCCTTTTAGTTTGCTTCTTGGAATTTCTGTGCTATTTTTAGGTATAGGGCTTTTGATAGCAGGTGTAATTGGAATCCGTGCAAGTACTACCATGGGCGTTGTGGAGTTAATACTGGGAATTATAGCCCTTATTTTGGGTATAGGTATCATTATAAATCCTGGATTCTTCAGTTTCTTAGTTGCTTTACTGATTTACATTGCAGGTATATTTCTGATAATCATAGGTATAATGGCATTTTTTGCTAAAATTAGAAATAAATGGGTAAGTATTGTACCTATAATTCTGGGTTTGATATACATCCTGATAGGATCAATAGTGGCAGATCCTTTTTATTTAGGCGCTTTAATAGGGATATGGCTTTTAATCACAGGAATAATCATGTTATTCCAGGATTAA
- a CDS encoding MBL fold metallo-hydrolase: MADAFATITQRRMTGGLRIDKIDGKNIHIDPGPGALVRTYQFGLTPLKLDAVMVSHSHTDHYTDAEVLIEAMTKGMTRKKGTVVGSKSVIEGYKQWGPCISKYHLSKPDISILGVNETAKLGKIKIKGTKTIHGDPTAVGFNLKVKNFSISYTADTEYFEDLHKYHSGADVLIASVIRPRNEKIRGHMSTHDFAKLVDEVSPRLAIMTHLGMKMVVNDAKREADSVKEQTGVNTFAAYDGMKINLDQFMPKQETLDSFR; this comes from the coding sequence GTGGCGGACGCTTTCGCTACTATTACTCAGCGTAGAATGACTGGCGGGCTTAGAATAGATAAAATTGATGGAAAAAATATTCATATCGATCCAGGACCTGGAGCACTGGTCAGGACATACCAGTTTGGACTGACTCCCCTTAAACTGGATGCTGTCATGGTTTCCCATTCTCATACTGATCATTATACTGATGCTGAAGTCCTTATAGAGGCAATGACTAAAGGAATGACCCGAAAAAAGGGTACGGTGGTGGGAAGTAAAAGTGTAATTGAAGGGTATAAACAATGGGGCCCCTGTATCTCAAAGTATCATTTAAGTAAACCTGATATTTCAATTTTAGGTGTTAATGAAACGGCGAAGTTAGGTAAAATTAAAATAAAGGGAACAAAGACAATTCATGGAGATCCAACTGCAGTAGGGTTTAATCTAAAGGTAAAAAATTTTTCCATATCTTATACTGCAGATACCGAATATTTTGAAGACCTTCATAAATATCACAGCGGGGCTGATGTTTTAATAGCAAGTGTTATAAGGCCCCGAAATGAAAAAATAAGAGGGCATATGTCTACACATGATTTTGCAAAACTTGTTGATGAAGTTTCACCTAGACTTGCTATAATGACTCATCTTGGGATGAAAATGGTGGTAAATGATGCTAAAAGAGAAGCAGATTCAGTTAAAGAGCAAACTGGGGTAAATACTTTCGCTGCTTATGACGGTATGAAGATTAATCTTGACCAGTTCATGCCAAAACAGGAGACTTTAGATAGTTTTAGATGA